The window GAGACGGTATAGACGATGCTGCCGCCCTCGGTGATGGCCTGGCCGTTGGTGGCCGAGCTCAGCGTGACGGTGGTGGCGTCGTGGTCATCGACGACGGTGTTGGAGACGGTGCCGGTGGTGGTGAGGGCCTCGAAGTTGCCGCCGGTGGGAGTGCCGCTGATGGTGACCGGGGCGAGGGTGTCGGTGCCCTGGACGTAGGCGTCGTCGGGGCGTACGTCGACCGGGTCGGAGCTCGCGGAGGTCGCGCCGACCGGGATGGTGACGGTGACGCCGTTGGACAGCGTCACCACGAGCGGGGTGCCGGTGACGGCGTTGTCGACGGAGACGGTATAGACGATGCTGCCGCCCTCGGTGATGGCCTGGCCGTTGGTGGCCGAGCTCAGCGTGACGGTGGTGGTGTCAATACTGTCCACCAGCTGCACGGTACCTACGGTCGGGGCCCCGAGCGCCTCGAAGTTGGCGCCGCCGCTGATCGTGACGTTGGTGGCGACGAGCAGGTCGGCCGGCGCTTCCTTGTAGGGGTCCTCGAACAGCGATTCGGGGATCACCACGTTGACCGAGCCGGTCGTGCCTTCGGTGATGGTGATCGTGTGGGCGTGGCCGGCGAGGTCGGTGAAGCTCACGCGCACCGGGTCGTCCCCGGGGCGAACCGCAGCGCTCAGGGTGAGGACGTAGGTCAGGGTGGCGCCGTCTTCAGTGAAGGTCGGGGCGGCGTTGAGTTCGACGGTGAGCGCGGAATGCGTGATGTCGATCGTGTCGCGCACCTCCACGATGGCCGGACCGGTCGGGGTGACCGTGCCGAAGCCGCTGCCGCTGCTGCTGCCGACGCTGACCGGGAAGGTCTGGGCGTCGATGTAGGGGTCGTCGCCCTGGATCGGGAAGGGCGTCGAGGTGCCGGTGGTCGAGCCGACCGGGATCGTGATCGTTGCGCCGTTGCTCAGGGTGATTACCAGGTCGCTACCTGTAACGGGACTGTTTAACGTCGCAACGATGGTGGCCGTGCCCGACCCTTCGGTGACGGTGACGTTGCCGAGCGTGACGGTGGCGTTGAGCGGCTGCGGTTCCAGGGGCGTCAGCGTGGCCTCTTCGGGCACGATGCGGGCGATGGTTTCGTGGCCGAACTGGAAGTCGAGCGGGGAGACGCCTTCGGTGATGCGCAGCAGGCGCACGAAGCTGTTGCCCTCGCCGCCGCCACCGCCGGCGAGGCCGGCCGCGGGCGCTTCGAGGTTGTCGAGGTTGTCGCCTTGTTCGAGGGCCTGGATCACCTGATCGACGGTCGCCTGCGAGACATGGGCGTCTTCGGCGGTCGGACGGGTCGTCGCCGATACGTCGGCGGTGAGGGTTACCGTCTGGTCTTCGGTGATCGCCATCGGCGCGCCGTCGGACATCGAGAGTTCGACATGGCCGCCGGCCATCGTGATGACCACTTCGTTTTCCAGCAGCGTGTCACCCGCCTTGAGCGGGCGCAGGTTGCCGTCCAGATCGCGCGCAAAGGCCTTGCCCGTGACCGCCACGACTACTGCAATTGCTTGTGTCATTTTCGCTGCTCCTCTGATGGTCCGGCGAAGCCGCCAAGGGTGGCCGCACGATGCCTATTACACTTGGTAACAGGATATGACCCGGGGTAGTCGCGAGGTATTGGCCGGAGGTACAGGGGCGGGGCGGTTTTCGTGAAGCACTTCACGGGGTGTAACGATCTGTTTCGAGCGCCGTTGCCGCGCGGTGTGGCGCGACGGTCCGGCGCGAAAAAGCCTATCATTCGGGGCCGTCCGCGGTGTGCCGGACGCCTTTCGATGTCACCCGGTCCTGCCGATGTCGCACGCCTTCGCCCTTGAATTGCTCGCTCCCGCCCGCAACCTCGAATCCGGCATCGCCGCGATCGAGCACGGGGCCGACGCCGTGTATATCGGCGGACCGTCGTTCGGCGCGCGCGCGTCGGCGGGCAACAGCATGGCGGACATCGGGGCGCTGGCCGCGCATGCGCACCGCTATTCCGCGCGCGTGCTGCTCGCCCTCAACACCATCCTGCGCGACGACGAGCTGGAAGACGCGCGCAAGGTGGTCATCCAGGCGTACGAGGCCGGTGTCGATGCGCTGATCGTGCAGGACATGGGCCTGCTGGAGCTGGATCTGCCGCCGATCCAGCTGCACGCGAGCACGCAGTGCGACATCCGCACGCCGGCGAAGGCGCGCTTCCTGCAGGACGTGGGCTTCTTCCAGATCGTGCTGGCGCGCGAGCTGGACCTGCGCCAGATCCGCGCGATCGCCGACGCGACCGACCGCGAGCGCTGCGCGCTGGAGTTCTTCATCCACGGCGCGCTGTGCGTGAGCTACTCGGGGCAATGCACGATCAGCCACGCCTTCACCGGGCGCAGCGCGAACCGCGGCGAGTGCTCGCAGATGTGCCGCCTGCCGTGGTCGCTGAAGGACGCCGACGGCACGCCGGTGGCCGACCGGCGGCACCTCCTGTCGCTGAAGGACAACGACCAGACGGCGAACCTGGAGGCGCTGATCGACGCCGGCATCCGCTCGTTCAAGATCGAGGGGCGGCTGAAGGATCTGGCCTACGTGAAGAACGTGACGGCGCACTATCGGCAGCAACTCGACCGCATCCTGGAGACGCGGCCCGAATTCGCCCGTAGTTCGGCGGGCCGTTCGATCTTCAGCTTCACGCCGCGGCCGGAAAAGACTTTCAATCGCGGCAGCACGGATTACTTCGTGAATGGCCGCCACGGCGACATCGAGTCCTTCGAGTCGCCCAAGTTCGTCGGCGCCCCGGTCGGGCGCGTGCTGGGCGTGAGCGGGCGCTTCGTCACCGTCGAGGCGGCCGAGCCGCTTGCCAACGGCGACGGGCTGGCGTGGTACGGCGCCGCGGGCGAGCTGCAGGGCGCCCGCGTGAATCGCGTCGAGGGCGCGCGGATCCAGCTCGTCGACCTGCCGCAGGGCCTCGTCGCCGGCGCGACGCTGTACCGCAACGTCGATCACGTGTTCGAGAAGCTCCTGGCCGGCAAGTCGGCCGAGCGCCGCGTGCAGGTGGGACTACGGTTGGCCGATGCCACGGACGGACTGGCGCTGACGATCACCGACGAAACAGGCGTGTCGGCGACGGCGGCGCTCGCCTGCGACAAGGCCGAGCCGCGCGACCCGCTGCGCGCCGAGGCGACGCTGCGCGACAGCCTCGCGAAGCTCGGGGGCACGATGTTCGTCACCGAAGCAGCCGCGGTCGCGCTCGACACCGCGCAGCCGTGGTTCGTGCCGGTCGGCCAGCTCAATGCGCTGCGCCGTGCCGCGGTGGAGGCGTTCACCGAGGCGCGCGCGGCAGCCTGGCAGCGTCCGCCGCGCGCGGTGCCGGTCGATCCGCCGGCGCGCTACCCGGACACCTCGCTCAACTACCTTGGCAACGTCTTCAATGCCCGCGCGCGCGACTTCTACCGCAAGCATGGCGTCGAGCTGATCGCCGACGCCTTCGAGGCGAACCACGAGGACGGGCTCGTCTCGCTGATGATCACCAAGCACTGCCTGCGCTACAGCTTCAACCTGTGCCCGAAGCAGGTGAAGGGCATTCGCCCCGATCCGATGACGCTGTGGCAGGAACGCGGCGAGGACGGGCGCGTCGTGCGCGAACCGCTGACGCTGCGCTTCGACTGCAAGAAGTGCGAGATGCACGTGGTCGGCCGGCGCGTCGGCGGCAAGGGCGCGCGGCCGCAGCTTGGCGGCTGAGGGCGCGCGTCAGCGCACGAGGAAGGGCAGGTTGGCGGTTGCCGCCTTGCCCTTGCGGTCGCGGAGCGTGATGAAGAGGCGATAGGCGCCCGGCTGCCGCGGGGCGATGAAGCGCGCGCTCGTCGCATCGGCATGCAGCATGCGCACGTCGATGCGCGGCGGTGCGGCTTCCGTGTCGCCGCCCTTGCGCAGATCGGTCGCTTCGGCGAAGACGTTCCACTCCACCGTCAGCGGCGAGCCGTCGAACGAGGCGGCGTCGACGCCCGCGGAAATCTCCGCCCCCGGCGGGAACACATCCGCCCTGATGCCGATGCCGCGGATCGCCGGCGCGGGCTCGGCGACCGGCTTCCCCCACGCCTGCGTCAGCGCGTCGGTCATCGCCGTGAGGCTGCCATCGGCCAGCAGCAGGCCGTGCCACGTGGCGGTCTGTTCGTGCTTCGCGCCCCACAGGAAAGGGAACACCCCGGCGATCTGCGGCTCCTTGCGCAGGAAGGCGAGCGCATCGCGCAAAAAGGCGGCCTTCTCGCTGCTCGTCGGTTCGACCGGCGCGCCCCACGGCTTCTTGCCGGCCTGCCACTGGCCGAGCGGCCCCAGTTCGGTGACCACGGCCGGTTTCGCGATGCCGGCGTCGTGCAGCCGCTGCGGCAGGTCGAACACCGCGCCGGCATAGACGTTGATGCCCAGCAGATCGACGTTCGGGCAGCAGCCGGCGAGCGTGCGCAGCTGCGCCATGCCGGTGTCGGCGACGACCATCATCGTCGGGTGGGCGGGGTCGAGCGCCTTGACGATGCCGGCGAGCCGATCCACTTCGCGCCACGCAGGCGACGGGTCCGCCACGCCCGTTTCGACCTCGTTGCCGACGCCCCACGCGAGCAGCGCGGGGTGGCTGCGATAGCGGGTGACGAAGGCGCGGATCGCGCGTTCCTGCGCCTGTACGGCGGCCGGGTCGCCGAGATCGAAACCGTGGCGCGGATGACCGACCCACAGGCCCATCACGACCTTCAGCCCGAGCGCCTGCGCGGCGTCGAGCACCCACGCGTCGGACTCGCGGTACACACGCACGACACGCGCGCCGGCTGCGGCGAGCTTTTCCAGCGCGGCGCGATTGCCCTCGAAGGCGGCGCCCTGCCATTGCTCCGTCGCGGTCTGCGCATCGGCCGGCGGCGCTCCGAGGCTCATCGACGCGAACACGACGGCGAGCAGGTGGCGAAACGCGGAAGCGGGCCGCAATGGGATGTCCACGCGCGCTTCCCGCGCTTCAGGCCGTCCTGCCGCGCAGCGCATTGAGCAGGATCGCGATCGTGCTGCCGTTGTGCAGCATTGCCGTCGTCACCGGCGACAGCACGCCGATCGCCGCCGCGCCGAGGATCGCGGTGTTGAGGCCGACCGTCAGGCGGTAGTTGTTGCGGATGCGCGTCATCGTCGCCTGCGCGAGCGCCTTGGCGTCCGCGACGCAGCCGATGTCGTCTTCCAGAAGCGCGACGTCGGCGGTCAGGCGCGCGATGTCGGCGCCCTTCTGCATCGCGACGCCGACGTGGGCGCCGGCGAGCGCCGGAGCGTCGTTGATACCGTCGCCGATGAAGGCGATGCGGGCGCCCTGGCGGCCGAGATCCTCGACGATGCTCGCCTTCTGCTCGGGCAGCAGTTCGGCGTGGAAGCCGTCGAGGCCCAGCTCCGCGGCGAGTTCGGCGGCGCGTTCGTGGTGATCGCCGGTCAGCATCAGGATGCGGCGGGCACCGAGCGCGCGCAGCCGCGCGATGGTCGCCGCGGTGTTGGCCCGCACTTCGTCCTTCAGCGCCAGCACGCCCAGCAGCTTTCCGCCGAAGCCGATGTAGAGCAGCGTCTTGCCTTCGCGGTACAGGCGGTCGATCGTCTCGGTGTGCGCCGAGACGTCGATCTTCTCGTCGTCCTCGATGAAGTGGCGCGAGCCGACGACGATGCGCCGGCCGTCGATCGCGCTGGCGACGCCGTGCGCGACGATGAACTGTACTTCCTGGTGATCGAAGTGCTTGCCGGAAATTTCCTTCGCTGCCGCGACGACCGCCAGCGCCAGCGGATGGAAGTAATGCTCCTCGACCGACGCGGCGAGCCAGATCAGGTCGTCGGCGGAGTAGCTGCGGTCGAAGGTCACCGAGTCGGTGACCGCGAGCCGGCCGGCCGTCAGCGTGCCGGTCTTGTCGAAGATGAAGGTGTCGGCCTCGGCCAGCCGTTCCAGCGCGCTCGCGCCCTTCACGAGGATGCCGGTGCGCCCGGCGCGGTACATCGCCGACTTGAACGCCACCGGTGTCGCGAGCTTCAGCGCGCACGAGTAGTCGGCCTGCAGCACCGCGGCGGCACGGCGCCAGTCCCGCGACAGCAGGTAGGTCGAGCCGGCCAGCCCCAGCACGATCGGCACCAGCCGGTCGGCGAGCCGCGCCGCGCCGAGCTGCGCCTCGCTTTTCGCCGTGAGCGATTGCTCGACGTAATCGGCGATGCGCGCCGCGGCGGTGCGCGCGCCGACCTGCTCGGCGTAGATCTGCAGCCGGCCTTCCTCGATCAGCGTGCCCGAGAGCACCGAGGCGCCACGCGCCTTGGCGACCGCGACGCTCTCGCCGGTCATCGCCGCCTCGTTCACGGTGGCTTCGCCGCCGAGCACGGTGCCATCGATCGGGATCACGGCGCCGGTGCCGACGACGACCGTGTCGCCGACGCGCACTTCGGGGGCGGGGATGAGGACTTCCTGTCCGTCGCGCACGACCCACACCTCGTCGCTCGACGGGCGCAGCAGGTGCTTGAGGAGATCGTCCGAGCGCCGCGCGATCGAGTCCTCGAGGTACTCGCCCAGCGCGAGCATGAAGGTTGTCGTGTTGGCCGCGCTGAAGTCGCCGCGCGCGAGCGAGATCGACACGGCCAGCGCCTCGAGCACGTGC is drawn from Azoarcus sp. DN11 and contains these coding sequences:
- a CDS encoding heavy metal translocating P-type ATPase — translated: MSGGSWFRSLAVAHRTRGRVRFRFTCAPDTPVTPLAVERAAENIPGVQEARVNPRAHSLVLSFDPAATGVEALQQALAALPPPDGRATRAKPADVEGGAGPLVASLATLLGTPYLPASVQLPVTLGAAAPLLKHALADYRDNGISSHVLEALAVSISLARGDFSAANTTTFMLALGEYLEDSIARRSDDLLKHLLRPSSDEVWVVRDGQEVLIPAPEVRVGDTVVVGTGAVIPIDGTVLGGEATVNEAAMTGESVAVAKARGASVLSGTLIEEGRLQIYAEQVGARTAAARIADYVEQSLTAKSEAQLGAARLADRLVPIVLGLAGSTYLLSRDWRRAAAVLQADYSCALKLATPVAFKSAMYRAGRTGILVKGASALERLAEADTFIFDKTGTLTAGRLAVTDSVTFDRSYSADDLIWLAASVEEHYFHPLALAVVAAAKEISGKHFDHQEVQFIVAHGVASAIDGRRIVVGSRHFIEDDEKIDVSAHTETIDRLYREGKTLLYIGFGGKLLGVLALKDEVRANTAATIARLRALGARRILMLTGDHHERAAELAAELGLDGFHAELLPEQKASIVEDLGRQGARIAFIGDGINDAPALAGAHVGVAMQKGADIARLTADVALLEDDIGCVADAKALAQATMTRIRNNYRLTVGLNTAILGAAAIGVLSPVTTAMLHNGSTIAILLNALRGRTA
- a CDS encoding U32 family peptidase; its protein translation is MSHAFALELLAPARNLESGIAAIEHGADAVYIGGPSFGARASAGNSMADIGALAAHAHRYSARVLLALNTILRDDELEDARKVVIQAYEAGVDALIVQDMGLLELDLPPIQLHASTQCDIRTPAKARFLQDVGFFQIVLARELDLRQIRAIADATDRERCALEFFIHGALCVSYSGQCTISHAFTGRSANRGECSQMCRLPWSLKDADGTPVADRRHLLSLKDNDQTANLEALIDAGIRSFKIEGRLKDLAYVKNVTAHYRQQLDRILETRPEFARSSAGRSIFSFTPRPEKTFNRGSTDYFVNGRHGDIESFESPKFVGAPVGRVLGVSGRFVTVEAAEPLANGDGLAWYGAAGELQGARVNRVEGARIQLVDLPQGLVAGATLYRNVDHVFEKLLAGKSAERRVQVGLRLADATDGLALTITDETGVSATAALACDKAEPRDPLRAEATLRDSLAKLGGTMFVTEAAAVALDTAQPWFVPVGQLNALRRAAVEAFTEARAAAWQRPPRAVPVDPPARYPDTSLNYLGNVFNARARDFYRKHGVELIADAFEANHEDGLVSLMITKHCLRYSFNLCPKQVKGIRPDPMTLWQERGEDGRVVREPLTLRFDCKKCEMHVVGRRVGGKGARPQLGG
- a CDS encoding glycoside hydrolase family 2 TIM barrel-domain containing protein gives rise to the protein MSLGAPPADAQTATEQWQGAAFEGNRAALEKLAAAGARVVRVYRESDAWVLDAAQALGLKVVMGLWVGHPRHGFDLGDPAAVQAQERAIRAFVTRYRSHPALLAWGVGNEVETGVADPSPAWREVDRLAGIVKALDPAHPTMMVVADTGMAQLRTLAGCCPNVDLLGINVYAGAVFDLPQRLHDAGIAKPAVVTELGPLGQWQAGKKPWGAPVEPTSSEKAAFLRDALAFLRKEPQIAGVFPFLWGAKHEQTATWHGLLLADGSLTAMTDALTQAWGKPVAEPAPAIRGIGIRADVFPPGAEISAGVDAASFDGSPLTVEWNVFAEATDLRKGGDTEAAPPRIDVRMLHADATSARFIAPRQPGAYRLFITLRDRKGKAATANLPFLVR